A stretch of DNA from Scomber scombrus chromosome 9, fScoSco1.1, whole genome shotgun sequence:
TACTGTCACGATTACCTGCTGGTTTGTCgggaaaaatgaatgaactaaTGCTGAGAATAACAACTAAATGTAAGTAATCTTTGTGATAGGGTGTCAATGATGACCAGACTGTGTTGCTATATTCAGTATATAAGCTGCATCTTTCACTTGGCATGGCCTCAAATCAAAGGTTGCAGTACAATGTgaacttattttcttttttgtaactAAAGCGCAACAACAGTTTATTTTGTGAAGTGAGACGATTAGGGTTAGATGTCTGGAATGTTCTCTTTGCActtttgtatttgatttttatcaCATGGCACTGACAGACTGCGTTGTTTTTTATACCCTGTTACAGTGTAAGTAGCTCTCTTTTTGCTCTGCTGTCTCTACTGAgagttaatgttattaatttaaGTAGGCAATATTGGTAGAAGTGACATCAGTGGTAAAAGTAACTTGATGTTTTGCAGCCACAACTatacaaaaagtaaaataaagtccGAAGTTGCTTcgtcatttatttatatcaggTACAGTTTTTAGCATTATCGGCCACAGCTCTCACCAGTCACCACTAGATGGAAACACACtcaaaaaataatgatagaCACTGATTAGATAATCAGCATGGTGATAATCAGCCTTACAGTGGATGTGTGCCAATAACCAGAAATTAAATATCTACtagtttattttcatcattatatatttatatataatatcatatatttaTAAGTTGAACTATGAAGGGCATTCAAGCCATGGCTAATTATGTGTTtaatatagttgtttttttgtcgtttgtactttttgtctgttttgttattttattcagaaaTGTTGACAAGCACAACATACAGTGAACATGTACTtggactttcttttttttcttttttttcaaaatacaacaaataacaTCCAGCCACCTAAACATGGAGTAAACTTACCTAGAGGGGTAGAGATATATCTGTATCCGTTTGTGCATACATGATTGCATTGATCTACCAGGTAAATACAGagcaaataaaatatacataataggCATATAcccaaaaacagttttaaaatctGGATTGGCAtgtgaagaaaaacagagagcCCAAACTATTCCTTATCCAAGCCCTGTCGTAAATGCAAATTGATGAAAActaatagatatatatagaacaaatgaaaagaatggATATAGAATACAAAttgatataatattttattataattataagaAAGAATAAGGCTAAATCTAAGTGGTTCTCTTTaaactatttatatttattgaaaataagtatattaaataatagtttttttacTTGGTTTTAAGGGTCACCTTGTTCTTCACTAGACTGATATTAACTGTTATGTCAGCACGTTGTACCAGTTGTACAGGTATTAATGATTGACTGTCATTGATTTACATGCATCAAGTCAGAGGAAATGTGAGCGCGTGAACGGATGTGCTTCTCCGTACGCCTgtgaaaataaagttgaaagTGAATTTGTCACCTCAGATGTTTACgttgaattgaattgatttattaaagaatagcacattattatttattctcacATCCTGCCCCTGTGTTGGCTACTGATCAATGCAACAATCAATGCAGTGCTGATCTGACTTCCTGCCTAGAGGCTGGACTTTTAGTTTCTCAGTGAGATTCCTTCCACTGGGGGATGTGGCTTTCTGTGAGTGCGtgtgtataatatgtgtgtgtgactgtgtgactgtgtgtgtgctcactggCTGTGCTGACGCTGCTTGCATGTTAAATTAGCTGGCTGCAGCCTTTCAGGGACAACCTCTTGCGGACCGCCGGAGCCCACAGTGCAGTAAGTAACCTGTCCGTATCTTTAATGACACACAGAGACGTCGAAATCCAGAATCTCAACGTGCAACATTTCGTCTCAGATCAGGGGGCAGACTGTCATTAGACGCGCCAGGCTCCTTGAGAAGCCCGCTGGATGTGGCAGGCTGATACTAGTTGAGTCTAGGGGCGCACAGCTGGACAGATGCTGCACCCAATTAGCCGTTTCACAGTGACGCTATTTTGGATTCTAATTGTTCTGTGGACTGGATGGTTGTTCAGATGCAGCAACACCTACCAGTCCAGATTTGACTGGTCTATGTCGGGTTGGACCGTTAACGACAGCATGGTTACCCTCCGatcactgagagagagagccgCTTCTCTCAGTGTCATAGATTTCGGAtgtatatatgaaaaaaaagcgATAAAACATCTGCCTCCAGATGTTGCCCTTAAGTGTTATCTTTGATTGCGATGAGTTGCTGTGAATCGCAGGTTAATGTGTAGCCACGCAGGCCGCCTTTGATTGGCTGAGAGTGAGGGCAGAAGATACTGAGGGTTTATAGATCAAAGGCCGTGTTAGTCCAAAGTTCAGTCCTCAGATATCACCTTAATTTGTAATTTAGCTCCGATTAAAGCTGTTCACAGGGATTTGACTGCAGCAGCCTGCTGTGCAAATCAAACCCACAGTGTTTAGCAGGATAAGCTGTAGTGAAATGGGTGTTTTGTTGCCATCTCGTGAGAACCCCATGaagtttaattcaatttaaagagACAGCACGCCTCACGCGTTTATACAGCCGCCAGCaaatcacagagagagaaagagagacagttttctgttttattgtgaatCCAGCAGCCATCTTTGGTGCAATTTCAGGTGGAGTTTCATCATACTGCTGCAAATCCTTGTTCAGACATGATTTACTTTGGTGTGCTCGGTCCTCTAGAGGAACAAATGGTTAAAAACCAGATCAGACTGGGTTGCATGGACCCACACACTGGAGGACAATGAGCATGCATGCACATCCAAAaagcatgtctttttttctttcttttttttacagtgcagtgtCAAGTGCAGGCCAGTTTTATCTGGTTTCAGATTGTGAAAtcataaatgcataaatatttaataaaataccCACTCAAGGTGATAAGCAAACCCAAATATTGCATGCTCTCCTGTGCTTTGACCACGGTACCCTCATACAATTTGTAATTTATGAacagaaataatgatttgttcAGACGTTTGCAGTCCTTCACAGCGTACATGCAGAGAGCTTTGTCACTTTCCAAGAGCTGCTGTTCAGCCATAGTTTGGGGGTTGGTGTGTGCCCATAAAAGGGCTTTGCAATTTAGCGCTTCACAACCCTTGTGTCAGGTCAGCCATCGCCATAGCAACATTATGCTGAATTAGCAGCATGGCAATCCAGAAAAAGGagcttcttttcctccttcactgACTTGTGTCtgcaaaagaaaacaaggacaGAGAGGCTGCACAGCACTGGAATCCAAGAACAATATCAGCGTAACACAGTGCAGTTATGAAACACTTGTTCATTGCAGTTCCAGTAGTTGGTCCACTGAGAAACCCCTGATGTGATACTTGTAACATTTCCTCTTCACCAGATAAATATGGCAGCAGAGCTATCCACTTCCATAAACATCAAGGAGCCCCGGTGGGACCAGAGCACATTCGTGGGCCGTGCTAAACATTTCTTCACCGTCACAGACCCCAGGAACATCCTCCTCACCAACGAACAACTAGAACACGCGCACAAAATCATCACTGACTACAGGTGAGCCAGGTTGAAGCAACAAGGACAGATGCATCAGCAGCAAATCAATAAGAGCTGTTATTAGAAGGATTTTTGTGTTTACTGTCTCTCAGGCAAGGCACAGTCTCTCCGGGTTTGACAGAGGACGAACTGTGGAGAGCCAAATATGTTTTTGACTCAGCTTTCCATCCCGATACCGGGGAGAAGATGATCCTCATCGGACGCATGTCAGCACAGGTTCCAATGAACATGACGATCACTGGATGCATGATGACCTTTTACAAGTAAGAAAGTCTTTTATCCTACTGTGACTGTAACACTATAATTATTCCCCCTACTTCTAAAAACATAGTATTACTTCTACAACTAGTATAATTACTACCTCTACTAATAAAGGataatatgcatttttatgCATGTGTTTGGAGGACCtttgtttagaagaaaatgtagtttaaatCTCCAAACTCAAACAAATTCTAACCTTCAGTTATAGTATAAAGCTGCTAGAATGAAATAATTTCTTCTGCATCTTTACGCTGTCCTGGACACAAACTGCACTGTTTTTAATCTTGCAGGACAACTCCGGCTGTGTTGCTCTGGCAGTGGATCAATCAGTCTTTCAACGCAATAGTCAACTACACCAACAGGAGTGGCGACGCTCCAATCACAGTCAGGTAAGAGACGGATGTTTCGGAACTCGCACCGGCTCATATTAACCCTTTTTCATACAACACTGTTTGTGTGGACTGCTGATGTGATCGATGACTCTTCTGTTTGCAGTCAGCTTGGCACAGCTTATGTGTCTGCCACCACGGGGGCAGTTGCCACCGCTCTAGGACTAAATGCACTAACAAAGGTATCAGTTCATCTAACCCCATTCTACatctcattttaatgtattgacCTCAGACGATGGTGTCAGCCATGCACATACAGTCTCTTTGTCATAGAGGAGCCGTATTATGCAGAGGGGCATGCTCTTTAATCAGTATGTTGTCCTGCCAGCTATTAATACATGCTGATTTATGGTAGAAAAGCAATAATGCATACACAATATCAGAAATATAACCTGCAGTCCTTCACTAGTGTGAAAGGTTTGCGCCAAGCAGAGCCATGTGACGTTGTGATTGTGtttcatttccttccctcctgttTTTGTGCCTCCTTTCTCCTGCTGCAGCACATCTCACCCCTGATTGGACGGTTTGTTCCATTTgctgctgtagctgctgctAACTGTATCAACATCCCACTGATGAGACAAAGGTAAGGAAAGCACATTCAGTGAGCCACGTGATGATGCATGCGATCGAAAACGTCTCTGAAATCAAAGATTGTGAGATCATTTCTCTGAGTTAGCTAAATCCTCTTCTCTCCTTGTTCTCAGAGAACTTAAACACGGCATTCCTGTAACAGACGAGAATGACAACAGGTTAGGAGAGTCGACGAACGCAGCACAGCAGGCCATCTCTCAGGTTGTGGTCTCCAGAATCCTCATGGCTTCACCAGGAATGGGTATGAATATCGTTGTGTATCTTCAGTCAGCTGTTGGCATCATTTAATTGCAAGTTTTAACTGAAAATTCTCAGTgcaataatattttaattgtgtCTTCTCAGCTATTCCCCCGTTTTTAATGAACCATTTGGAAAAGAAGGCCTTTCTGAGGGTAGGCatgtttctgatttttttccatTCTTTAAGACACAAACTCACAAATAGGAACACATTTGCTACTTAACATCGACT
This window harbors:
- the sfxn1 gene encoding sideroflexin-1, yielding MAAELSTSINIKEPRWDQSTFVGRAKHFFTVTDPRNILLTNEQLEHAHKIITDYRQGTVSPGLTEDELWRAKYVFDSAFHPDTGEKMILIGRMSAQVPMNMTITGCMMTFYKTTPAVLLWQWINQSFNAIVNYTNRSGDAPITVSQLGTAYVSATTGAVATALGLNALTKHISPLIGRFVPFAAVAAANCINIPLMRQRELKHGIPVTDENDNRLGESTNAAQQAISQVVVSRILMASPGMAIPPFLMNHLEKKAFLRKFPWMSAPIQVSLVGFCLVFATPLCCALFPQKSSISVSRLEPELQEKIRANHPGVERVYFNKGL